One region of Armigeres subalbatus isolate Guangzhou_Male chromosome 3, GZ_Asu_2, whole genome shotgun sequence genomic DNA includes:
- the LOC134221757 gene encoding uncharacterized protein LOC134221757, translated as MAAEKSNRKKRMSCEEIMQLLEAYRKNECLWNYSNIFYKNKQKRIGALEWVREAIGAESVDEVKRRWKVIRDTYNIEKNKINASKKSGAGAADIYHTKLSWYKTANEFLAKCDARESYNNIEDNLAVSETVPVALVENRGPIGYESLSSSESVEDPADQIRQYEEEYASMFENGENSRSYADRNQKLAQTARDHAPVTAPSKKVQKRKGPTLQSSAKGKKSHEEALSPHIQNALSKLDTIRSSVAPTAATVQDEFYYFTQNLAAQLRKLPRLTALILQEELQRLVSQESIKYESIMAQKNENVAARSINRQATPHSPACFGSTQVSIGGTERILNGDLGRSESSTISPNSSSPTDDVNFVSPLVEITENPPLVIEEPIIDGSENAGAEDLATQVGLDMEMNRTVLQVTSQATDTITQRSVPYHQHFSVPIYFQGSNQGSNDHVQNQLHDYYKIDQPIILSQITDSGFSQLSGERNENSQVEDKLVQIVQASFGNEL; from the exons atggCCGCTGAAAAATCTAACCGGAAGAAGCGTATGTCCTGTGAAGAAATTATGCAATTGTTGGAAGCGTACCGAAAAAACGAGTGTTTGTGGAATTACAGCAATATTTtctacaaaaacaaacaaaaaagaaTAGGAGCGTTGGAGTGGGTTAGAGAGGCAATTGGAGCAGAGTCGGTCGACGAAGTGAAACGCAGATGGAAGGTTATCAGGGACACATATAACATcgagaaaaacaaaataaatgcttCCAAGAAGTCTGGAGCTGGTGCTGCGGATATCTACCATACGAAGCTTTCATGGTACAAAACCGCAAACGAGTTTTTGGCAAAGTGTGATGCTAGGGAGTCCTACAACAATATT GAAGACAATTTAGCTGTCTCAGAAACTGTACCTGTAGCTCTGGTAGAGAATAGAGGACCAATAGGCTACGAATCCCTGTCATCTTCGGAATCGGTAGAGGATCCAGCAGATCAGATCAGACAGTATGAAGAGGAATATGCGAGTATGTTCGAAAACGGGGAAAATTCTCGCTCGTATGCCGATCGAAATCAGAAGTTGGCACAGACGGCACGAGATCACGCACCGGTAACTGCACCTTCCAAAAAGGTGCAAAAACGTAAAGGTCCTACCTTGCAATCATCGGCCAAAGGCAAGAAAAGTCATGAAGAAGCTTTATCTCCACACATACAAAATGCACTCAGCAAACTGGACACAATACGATCATCGGTAGCACCAACAGCAGCAACTGTTCAGGATGAATTCTATTATTTTACTCAGAACTTGGCTGCTCAACTAAGAAAACTGCCGAGGTTGACTGCCTTGATTCTGCAGGAGGAGCTACAGAGACTCGTATCTCAAGAAAGCATCAAGTACGAATCGATCATGGCGCAAAAAAATGAGAATGTTGCAGCTCGTTCCATCAACCGTCAGGCTACTCCCCATTCTCCAGCCTGTTTCGGATCAACACAAGTTTCAATAGGTGGAACTGAACGTATTTTAAATGGTGACTTGGGTCGTTCGGAATCCTCTACAATTTCCCCCAATTCAAGTTCGCCAACCGATGATGTAAATTTCGTAAGCCCGCTCGTCGAAATTACAGAAAATCCACCACTAGTTATTGAGGAGCCTATCATTGATGGATCTGAAAACGCTGGAGCCGAAGATTTAGCAACGCAAGTTGGGCTGGATATGGAAATGAACCGTACGGTACTCCAAGTGACATCGCAAGCTACTGATACAATTACGCAACGTAGTGTCCCGTATCACCAACACTTCTCCGTCCCCATATATTTTCAAGGATCAAATCAGGGATCGAATGATCATGTACAGAATCAGTTACATGATtattataaaattgatcaaCCAATTATTTTATCACAAATAACTGATTCAGGTTTTTCTCAGTTAAGTGGTGAACGCAACGAAAATTCTCAAGTTGAGGACAAACTAGTACAG ATTGTGCAAGCCTCATTTGGGAACGAGCTCTAA